The genomic segment GGTTGATATTAACTGTTGAAAATGTTGAATGTAAATCTGTATGTGTTAGTGTTTGATACATGGCATGAACTGGGTAGGAATTCTGTAAGTTGGCCGAGAGTCATTCGTGACCGATCGGTGCTTCCTTAGTACGTTCGGTCTTGAATGGATTCTCCTTCTGTAgagaatttcagttaatgaccgatcgatCTTCTATTagtatatgtatattaaaataagcaTTCGGTTTAAGTGTAGTTCCCCTTTTTACTTAGTAAACAATCTAGTAAAGGTACTCAAAATAACTTAAGTAATAGGTGCTATATTTATCCTTAGTGGTATatctcagtagtgctcggttttgaaccaAGCGCTCagtcttagtagtgctcggtcttgaacCAAGCGGTCGAtttcagtagtgctcggtcttgaacCAAGCGTTCGGTCTCGTCATAATACTCAATTATGTACTATATTTGAAACTAAGAGTTTTTGGCCCAactcaatagtgttcggttAAAGCTTGTAGTGTTTGGCCCTCAATAGTGTTCGGTTAAAGCTTGTAGTGTTCGGTTTAAGTTCTTAGGTTTCAGTTAAAAGCTTTTATGATTTTCGGTTAGGTCTAACTATATGTATTCTTTAGTATTTCGTACATTCTTGGAGTTCTGTCTAGTAAAGACTGTTCGGTTATAATTATTGAGTAGTGATTAAACGTTCAGTATTACCATAAGTGTTTGGCTTCTAATGAGTCTTATCTAGTATGGACCGATCGGTCCTGTTCTGTGGATAAGTGAAAGACTGCgcggtcttacactaagtgttCGGATTTGTTAGTCTAAAAAGTATTCTCTTGTTCGGTCTTGCTTCTAAGATTGAGGTTATCTCTTTCAGTTCTGTTCTAAAGATGGGATCTGCTTTTCTTGGTTCGGTTTGACTGTATTGATGATTAAGTATGATggtatttaaaatgtgatatgaatggaaTAGTATGGATAAGAAGGAGTATTCTAGGGGGGAATATTTCAGGATTTGTTATTGAATGgtagagtatgaatgtggttatgcttagCCGGCGATTATCTTGATATTctatgattactcattctcaagtagagaggagtaaatcatgtgtgagaatggcaggaggtcctagtccataaggtgaacttggacgaggtataacggactaacctcgggtggtagcTGTTGAGGGCATTCCAACTACTACATCACCCAGGTGCATAAACGTtgtagctacacaaaattcatacagtccggacagtcatagtgaagtggtcggtcattgcatgtATTACCGTTTGGTTATTGTTGGAAATGTATGATTGGTTGTTCCATGATTGacttattgattttattaaatcttAGAATGGtgtgaattatatattttactagattaattaaattacataagcttacccttatttttcctgtcttgtcatgttggCCATTCGATTATTCTtcttgttgcaatgatcatcctgtgaatgtgagcagaaggagacaaGTGTTTGTTGGAAGAGGttttggaagaagttgaagttaaaGCTGAATCTTAAGATCGTTCGGTCAATAGTAGTAGTACTGTTTtgtgttatgtagtaagatatttattacataaaatatcttaaacggttaagatatttataagtaactaaccacatttttaggtaaggtggttatttttattttgcttataaatacaatgacagggcaaaagttcaggtacgttctctttatgcctagagaccctaaataatatttcagagcagtatcataatcactctcttgagagctgaaGCTCcttaactcacatctgacttgagcgtcggagtatctttgtaggtacctccccctcctttggcgagtatgaacaacaacaattggagaagagcaagtgtcccagacagccaggagcaacaaagacacaccggacaacatttacaccgaaacattttgtATAACCGTTCGGCGTAAGCTTAATTTTGGAACCGTTCGGTTTAGTCGTTTGTTTTGTAAAGATTAAATTCTGTAGTAATTTTAAAGCCGTTCGGCTATAAATGTACCTTTTTCTCTCAGAACTAGACTGTAATATTGTTAACTGTAAGTATTCTATGATATGATTTTacgctatatttttgggatattACAAGCGTAACACATCTGTTTTcattaatgataaataaaaaaaagtaaaattatgactaaaatatacaaattttatttacttagGTAGTCACTTTTCGTAAAACTAAAAACGTATTaggtttaaaaagaaaacatcattcaaataatttatttaaagcaTTGTTgaataatagttattaaattttaatattttaattggtaatatattttaaatgtacatatcaaaatttatatatacatatgtgaTGTTGATAAATACGATGCATTTGTCATAAAGTTTTGAATCTATTTCCGTACGGTAGAAAGACTcgattgaaatataaaattgatttaaagagtttggaaaaaaaaaaagattataagtttacctttttcattaacaaataaaactaacaactaacacttattaatagaaaaaaactaAATGAGTCAATCTTCATTGACAAAAATGCAAGCTTACTTTAGAATATGTGTCACCACACCTACACTAATAATAATTGTGGAAAGAAGACtccaaaaatcaattataaacaCTAATGGAGACAAATGCGAGGactcaaaaataataaaatacaaattaataaaatataaattttatgatttattggatataatttttttattttatacataatttttcatttatctatagttattttctttacttataaaaaatcttaagtttatgatttatttgattttcttgacAAATAGTTAAAAGCAATAAAAGTAGAGTGTAAAGCACATGTAAATGAAttattgtagaaaaaaaattgtacgtATATACATGAAGTTTTGAACCTTATGTTACGGGTCATTTGAAATGACTTGGAAAGTcaatatttcattcaaaaataatGCAAATTTACCTAATACTAATTATGAATTGTGGAAACAAGAGTCCAGAAATCAATTCAaactttaaatatgtttttaatcactttaaaatttttattcgaaatattgatatatatatatatatatatatttttttttcaatatttaaaaataataaatataattattttaaatcaatttcaattacgttatattttttattagtcaaatacatttttcaactgttaattaaaaaaaaatgttaaatgatatacacatttcaaattctaatacgaatatgtaaaaaaatattaactaattaaattaaaatgattacattcatttaattttaaaattttaaataaaatatatctgataaaaatatattctaatatcgtattaaaatttaaaaattaaaaatatatttaataaaaaatagataataatattatttataaacacttttaatctttaaatttgatttttcataGTTGTTTACACGATTAATGTGGCTAACAACATCTAGATCATGTCCGTAAAATAATAATgtgaaaatacatttttaagatttttccggctaaaatacttttattctctaaaatttgctttaaactttattttagtCCGATAGATTTAAAAGTGGTTTTTAAACCactcaaaatacaaaatttacattttaatttctgtaaattaaaatattttagtcctccaaatttaaaaatatttttataatctctagatttgaaagtaattttttatgtcttccgattttaaagtaatttatttttactttcaaatgTGTGTTATTAAACAGTGATatgacaataaattaatatctttAAGTGGAAGAAACTATCCGTATTAAAGACGATAAATTATGGAACACGCCAACGTACAGATAATAATGTTGACTTATGTCATATACCATTGACTCTTAGTTTATAAGTAGCGGCACATTCCATGAACAACATGCAAGCTTTCTCTTACGTTGCAATTCAATATTGTGTGAACAATTCAGTATGATGTTCATATTTCCAACGCTTCAGTCGATGAAGTTCCAACCCTTTTGGTTGCTTCTTCTACTGTTCTTTTTTGCATTTCCCGATTCTCATGCTTTCAATTCTTCTGGAATTGCTTCAGAAGCAAATGCTCTGCTGAAGTGGAAAGCCAGTCTTGACAAGCAGAGTCAAGCTTCTCTCTCTTCATGGACTGCCAACACTTCTTGCAGTTGGCTTGGAATTGCATGTGATCACTCCAATCACGTCTCCCAAATAAATCTTCCAAATATTGGATTAAGAGGTACTCTTGAAAATCTCAACTTCTCAATGCTTACAAACATTCACACTCTAAATCTAAGAAACAACTCCTTGAATGGAAGTATTCCTCCTCAAATTGGAGTTCTGTCCAATCTAGTTGTTCTTGATTTGTCTGTTAATAAACTCTTTGGGATTATCCCTTCTGAAATTACACAGTTGATTAGCCTTCAGAAGTTGAACATGAGTCGTAATACTTTCAGTGAGTCCCTTCCCCAAGAAATAGGGAGAATGAGGGAGCTGAGAATGCTTCATGTTCCTTATTGCAATCTCACAGGGACAATCCCAATCTCTATAGAAAAGTTGAACAATTTATTGCATCTAGATGTAGGAGCCAACAACCTTTCTGGCAGCATTCCTCAGAGAATTTGGCACATGGACCTAAACCATTTATCACTTACAATTAATAACTTCCAAGGTTCCATTCCCAAAGAAATTGTGAATATGAGGAACCTGGAGATCCTATATCTTGGGGAAAGTGGCCTTTCTGGCACCATGCCCCAAGAAATTGACATGCTGGGGAAACTAATACATCTGATCATGAGCAGTTGTAATCTTACTGGTCACATTCCTCGTGAAATTGGTAAGTTGAGCAATCTAACTATTCTTAACCTTAAAGGAAACCAATTGTCAGGTTTTATTCCTCATGAAATTGGATTTTTGAGAAAACTCAGTGAACTTGATATGTCTGGGAATTTTCTCTCTGGTAAAATCCCTTCCACAATTGGAAACTTGAGCAATCTAAGTTATCTTTACCTTTATGGCAACCAATTATCTGGCCTTATCCCGGATGAAATAGGAAATTTGCATTCCCTTCTAACAATCCAGTTGCTGGGCAATAATCTCTCTGGACCAATCCCTACTTCCATAGGTAACCTGGTCAATTTGGAATCCGTTTTACTTTATCAAAACAAACTTTCTGGATCCATTCCTTCCACTATTGGAAATTTGTCAAAGCTTCACGaattgaatttatttgaaaatgatcTCAGTGGCAAGATTCCAACAGAAATGAACACGATTATTGCTTTGGAAAACTTGCAGCTAGCTGATAATAATTTTGTTGGCCATTTACCTCACAACATTTGTGTTGGTGGAAAGTTGGCAAAATTTTCCGCTAGTAATAACCATTTCACTGGCCATATTCCAGAGAGTTTGAAGAATTGCTCTAGCCTTATACGAGTTAGACTTCAGGAAAATCAACTAACTGGAAACATAACAGATGCTTTTGGTGTACTTCCAAACTTGGTTTACATCGAATTGagtgaaaacaatttttatggTCATCTttcaccaaattgggggaagtTCCGTAGCCTCACAAGCCTCAAGATCTCTAATAATAACTTATCAGGTGTTATCCCACCAGAGCTAGGCGGGGCAACCAAATTACAAGCACTTCAATTATCCTCAAATCATCTTACAGGAAACATTGCACGAGATTTATGTAATTTGGTCTTGTTGTATGATCTATCACTCAACAACAATAATCTTTCAGGAAATATTCCCATAGAAATTGTATCAATGAAGAATCTTCAAAATTTGAGGCTTGGATCTAATAATTTGTCTGGCTCAATTCCAAACCAACTTGGAAATTTGTTCAATTTATGGAACATGAATTTGAGCCTGAATAAATTTGAGGGAAATATTCCCTTAGAGTTTGGCAAATTAATATCTCTCACAACTCTTGATCTCAGTGAAAATTTGTTGAGGGGAACATTAACACATGTGCTTGGAGGATtacaaaaattagaaacattGAATCTCTCTCACAATAGTCTCTCAGGTGATCTTTCTAGCTTTGATGGTATGATGAGCTTGACATCTATTGATATATCTTACAATGATTTTGAGGGTCCACTTCCAAACATTCCAGTCTTTCGCAATGCTACAATGGACGCAGTAAGAAATAATAAAGGCTTGTGTGGCAATGTTAGTGGCTTAAAGCCTTGCCCAACACTAAGTGGGAAATCACAGAATCATACGACAAAGAAAGTCATAACAATGGTTCTACCCCTTACTTTGGGCACTCTAATGCTGGCATTGTTTGTTTTTGGAGTCTTGTATTATTTATGCAAAACTTCAGTGAAAATGGAAGAGGAAGCTACCAATTTACAAACTCCAAACACATTTGCAATATGGAGTTTTGATGGCAAAATGGTATTCGAGAATATTGTTGAAGCCACTGAAAATTTTGACGAAAAGCATCTCATTGGAGTTGGAGGACAGGGACAAGTTTACAAAGCAATGTTACCCTCAGGTCAAGTTGTGGCTGTAAAGAAACTGCATTCAGTTCCAAATGAAGAAAAGCTCAATGTGAAAGCTTTCACAAGTGAGATCCAAGCTCTGACAGAAATTCGCCATCGTAACATTGTAAAGTTATATGGGTTTTGTTCACATTCCCAGTGGTCATTTATGGTGTGTGAATTCTTGGAGAAGGGCAATGTCCAGAATATTTTGAaggatgatgaagaagcaaTTGCATTTGATTGGAATAAGAGAGTGAATGTTATCAAAGATGTAGCAAATGCTTTATTCTACATGCATTATGATTGCTCACCACCAATTATTCATCGTGATATATCAAGTAAAAATGTCCTTTTGGATTTGGAATATGTGGCACATGTCTCAGATTTCGGAACGGCCAAGTTTCTTAATCCCAATTCATCCAATTGGACCTCATTTGTAGGAACCTTCGGATATGCCGCTCCAGGTCAATTTTCTTTCCTTATACTTGTTGAGGATCTCATATTTTAAGTTTCTCCTGTCGGTTAcaattatctatattttatcATTGTCACTACTTTCCTTTAATGCATATGATATCAGCTTTTTAGTTTGTTGCAGAACTTGCATACACAATGGAAGTGAACGAGAAATGTGACGTGTATAGTTTTGGAGTGTTGGCATGGGAAATACTTCTCGGAAAACACCCTGGTGATTTTATATCTGCCTTATTATCATCTTCATCCGCTGGTGATCATATGACATTGATGGATAAGTTGGAGCAGCGTCTCCCTCCTCCAACAAAACGTTTAGTTAAAGAGGTGGCATCAGTTGCGAAGATGGCACTTGCTTGCATGACTGAAAGTCCACGATCTCGCCCTACTATGAAGGATGTCGTCAATGAGCTTGTAATGTAAAGCTCGTCTTCAATGGATGGACTAGACATCTCAACTCACGTGTGTAAGTAAAGAGTGAAGTTATTAAACAGCATTTGGTTTTACTTGCTGTTTTCTATTTTGtactgtattttttttcttttgttgtaatcacaattaaatattgttgttgatatGTTTATTTGGTATCCAATTCAAATATATCCAATagcaattataaaaatattattcaactAATGTTCTTATAAAGCATTTATTCGAATGATAtcatattttgtaataatttatgttGACTGTAAGTTTTATACTATACATTTATTCTTATATATGttggattatattatataaatcaatatattttcgTATTCTATCATAAAGTTTTGAATGGGTCATCTCCATTGACTTTGTAGTCAATTTTTCATTGACAAAAAATGTCAGCTTGCATGTTGTGTGATGGTTATCTATCACCAAAACAACATTAAAGGGCACACATAAATTCTAAACATAACTCCTATCATgatatagttattttatattaaatttaattatttaatctttaaattagGTATTTTCTCAATAGACTTACCTTTTTCAACTATAATATGACTTTCtcatgaaatatataaaaaaaacacacacaaataCATATTTATGTTGTATACTTAAAAATTCATAACTTTAATTACTCTAACCTTAAGTAAATTTCAATCTCATGATTAAAACATATACCACTAAGGAATTAAAGTGTGAAGCTGAAAATTTCACAATAAgatgaataatatttaaagaaaacatcaataaatatattatcttatttgGACGAGAGATTTCAACCAAGTAATTGAAATACATAacaattaaattctttttattttttaaatagccttttaatgaattaattaaaatattttatattttaatctcttTGTTTGGATAAAgtatattaatttctcttataTTTGAATGCATCCTACTTGTATAAAAGGATGATCATGTTCCCGCCTCACAATAATAATGGGTTGAGGATATGATATTAACCATAGACAAAGGACAATCTTCTTGTAGTTGAACttgtataattaatattagtttatacaagtaatttttaaatgaaaataaaacataataacattACATGGACGAAATGACATCCATAAACGTGTCCTATACAAATTAATCGATGTTGTCCTATATCAGAAGACAATCTACTATATAGTGggaagataatatattttttatcatatgaCAAACCAACTAAAATGACATTATGTTGATTAGCAATTGCATAACCAATGTCTGGTATATAATTATCCACTTGTTCGCATTAGCTTgtaagaaatgaaagaaattattatgaaacaaaaaggaaaaaaataataaatatgatgttaACTATAGGAACATGTACAACTGATTGTGACTCGACTAGCAAAGACCTCCTTAGTTCTTCGAGTCACTCATAGCTTCTTACTAGTGTTGTGTATTCATCACGCCATTGATCAAGTTCTTTGTAGAGATCATGTCAGATAAGAGACCATGACTCTTCCCCAACTTAATGACACAATAATGCATCTATATCCACAATGATCATTAGTCACGAcatcaacaacatcaacaatGTATAAGTGACAAATAGTATGAAACTGTTCTACCATGGCTACTCTTCTTCTTTGcacatatttttccttttaatgcAAATGTCGTTGAGAAGGTCAACCTTATAGATGTCACACCAACTATCTCAAGCAAAGgcaatcaatattttttttgtcttgtacGTCGAATCCATTAACAAAACTATATTAAATGCGTTGAATAATTTCAATGCATTAGTTGAAATCCACATATGACATTCAATACCCACCTATCGCCATTAGAAGATGACTTGCCCCTTAACTTAAAATGATACTTACATTTTCAGGTGTCGTATATACTGGGCTAGACATTGGTTgtgtattttctatatttttcacCTCTTTCACATCTTAGTAAGACAAACGTCTTCCCAGTTTACTAGTAGCTTATTCGATCTTATAGTTATCTCAACAAATCTTAGATAATGTGCAATCCATCTCACCCATTGAATTAAGTCATCACAAGAGGTAAGTAtttcattcattataaaattatttgtcaaATCTCCCTCCACCAcgttgtttataaaataataaaaatttgatatgAAGTTAGAATTTACTTGAGACAGAAAAAAGATAGGAAGATTTGGcttttttcaaaagtaaaactTACTGAAAGTCTTGTGGCGCTTCAACATGCAAGAATGGAAGCCAGTTTTACCTCATCT from the Vigna angularis cultivar LongXiaoDou No.4 chromosome 3, ASM1680809v1, whole genome shotgun sequence genome contains:
- the LOC108325674 gene encoding probable leucine-rich repeat receptor-like protein kinase At1g35710, producing the protein MMFIFPTLQSMKFQPFWLLLLLFFFAFPDSHAFNSSGIASEANALLKWKASLDKQSQASLSSWTANTSCSWLGIACDHSNHVSQINLPNIGLRGTLENLNFSMLTNIHTLNLRNNSLNGSIPPQIGVLSNLVVLDLSVNKLFGIIPSEITQLISLQKLNMSRNTFSESLPQEIGRMRELRMLHVPYCNLTGTIPISIEKLNNLLHLDVGANNLSGSIPQRIWHMDLNHLSLTINNFQGSIPKEIVNMRNLEILYLGESGLSGTMPQEIDMLGKLIHLIMSSCNLTGHIPREIGKLSNLTILNLKGNQLSGFIPHEIGFLRKLSELDMSGNFLSGKIPSTIGNLSNLSYLYLYGNQLSGLIPDEIGNLHSLLTIQLLGNNLSGPIPTSIGNLVNLESVLLYQNKLSGSIPSTIGNLSKLHELNLFENDLSGKIPTEMNTIIALENLQLADNNFVGHLPHNICVGGKLAKFSASNNHFTGHIPESLKNCSSLIRVRLQENQLTGNITDAFGVLPNLVYIELSENNFYGHLSPNWGKFRSLTSLKISNNNLSGVIPPELGGATKLQALQLSSNHLTGNIARDLCNLVLLYDLSLNNNNLSGNIPIEIVSMKNLQNLRLGSNNLSGSIPNQLGNLFNLWNMNLSLNKFEGNIPLEFGKLISLTTLDLSENLLRGTLTHVLGGLQKLETLNLSHNSLSGDLSSFDGMMSLTSIDISYNDFEGPLPNIPVFRNATMDAVRNNKGLCGNVSGLKPCPTLSGKSQNHTTKKVITMVLPLTLGTLMLALFVFGVLYYLCKTSVKMEEEATNLQTPNTFAIWSFDGKMVFENIVEATENFDEKHLIGVGGQGQVYKAMLPSGQVVAVKKLHSVPNEEKLNVKAFTSEIQALTEIRHRNIVKLYGFCSHSQWSFMVCEFLEKGNVQNILKDDEEAIAFDWNKRVNVIKDVANALFYMHYDCSPPIIHRDISSKNVLLDLEYVAHVSDFGTAKFLNPNSSNWTSFVGTFGYAAPELAYTMEVNEKCDVYSFGVLAWEILLGKHPGDFISALLSSSSAGDHMTLMDKLEQRLPPPTKRLVKEVASVAKMALACMTESPRSRPTMKDVVNELVM